The Bacteroidales bacterium genome has a segment encoding these proteins:
- a CDS encoding DegT/DnrJ/EryC1/StrS family aminotransferase, with translation MTKPLLVTEPFLPPIDEYIELLEKIWERKWLTNQGPFHQQLEAELCSLLNVPYISLFSNGTLALIASLKHFEIQGEVITTPFSFVATTHAIRWAGASPVFADIDSEYFNLDPLQVEKAITDKTSAILAVHVYGNPCQVEELERIARKHNLKLIFDAAHAFAVRKKDKSILLYGDLSVLSFHATKVFTTIEGGAIVSHNKEEKEKIDQLKNFGFVNEKTILLEGFNAKMNEFQAAFGLVQLKYLSSLIEKRKILTELYRNGLRDIDGIKFLTDQPGIVHNYAYFPILINEEITGKSAAFIYEEFKKYNIFTRRYFYPLISNLPMYRHLASAHPSNLPIANYVSERILCLPLSANYTPSQIEYVIDSLKRIIS, from the coding sequence ATGACGAAGCCTCTTCTTGTTACTGAACCTTTTTTACCTCCGATCGATGAATACATTGAACTCTTAGAAAAAATATGGGAACGAAAATGGTTAACTAATCAAGGGCCATTTCATCAACAATTGGAGGCAGAACTATGTTCTTTACTTAACGTTCCTTATATTTCTTTATTTTCCAATGGAACGTTAGCATTGATAGCTTCATTGAAACACTTTGAGATACAAGGAGAAGTCATAACAACACCTTTTAGCTTTGTTGCAACCACCCATGCCATTCGTTGGGCTGGAGCCTCACCGGTTTTTGCAGACATAGATTCCGAATATTTTAATCTCGACCCTCTTCAAGTAGAAAAAGCTATCACCGATAAAACCTCTGCTATTTTGGCTGTTCATGTTTATGGTAATCCTTGTCAAGTGGAAGAATTAGAACGTATTGCTCGCAAACATAATCTGAAACTTATCTTCGATGCGGCACATGCTTTTGCTGTCAGAAAAAAAGATAAAAGTATTCTTCTGTATGGAGACTTGTCAGTTTTAAGTTTTCATGCTACCAAAGTTTTTACTACCATTGAAGGAGGTGCTATCGTCAGTCATAACAAAGAGGAAAAAGAGAAGATCGATCAGCTTAAAAATTTTGGTTTCGTCAACGAAAAAACAATTTTGCTTGAAGGATTTAACGCCAAAATGAACGAATTTCAAGCAGCTTTTGGATTAGTCCAGTTAAAATACCTTTCTTCTCTTATCGAAAAAAGAAAAATACTCACAGAGCTATATCGAAATGGTCTTAGAGATATTGACGGAATTAAATTTCTTACCGATCAGCCAGGAATAGTTCATAATTATGCATATTTTCCTATTCTTATTAATGAGGAAATAACAGGAAAAAGTGCAGCATTTATTTATGAAGAATTTAAGAAATATAATATTTTCACCCGACGTTATTTCTATCCGCTTATTTCCAATCTTCCTATGTATCGACATCTTGCTAGTGCCCATCCGAGTAATTTACCGATTGCCAATTATGTATCCGAAAGAATTTTATGTCTTCCACTTTCAGCAAATTATACACCATCTCAAATTGAGTATGTTATAGATTCACTTAAGAGAATTATTTCATGA
- a CDS encoding TDP-N-acetylfucosamine:lipid II N-acetylfucosaminyltransferase — translation MSAYLHIFPPNNHFLHHAIRLCQDHPSQHIFWEIKPTHAVGLKEKISERIIVIRGNVSLLLKYLRSHAKEISMILFHSLLKENFNAAWKLKHLSSEIPFGWVIHGAEVVQYQINPAKYLLPLTRKAYYALGYHRTLLPIWRSYQRAIKKDLKSLLKYFTYFLHFMPEEIEWVKQELGLVNTHHKSLFFTYVSLETYLPQPISIKTQIDRKKLLLANSASFTSNHLDFISDFRDQLMEIKPEIIIPLNYGNHKYASYLTQKLSRNKELNYFLLTEYLPFESYQEILASCSCMVFNHLRQQGLGNLMIGLWSGARIYLQPCTSTFQFLKKKKFYIFNLKEDSLIVDFLPYPQVLHNRRLIEENFSSPLIQKKLFNTLPPE, via the coding sequence ATGAGCGCTTACCTCCACATTTTTCCCCCTAATAACCATTTTCTTCATCATGCAATCCGTCTATGCCAAGATCATCCATCTCAACACATTTTCTGGGAAATTAAACCAACTCATGCAGTCGGTCTTAAAGAAAAAATTTCCGAGCGTATCATTGTTATTAGAGGTAATGTAAGCTTATTATTAAAATATCTCCGTAGTCACGCCAAAGAAATCTCGATGATCTTATTTCACAGCCTCTTAAAAGAAAACTTTAATGCAGCATGGAAATTGAAGCACCTTTCTTCTGAAATTCCTTTTGGTTGGGTTATTCATGGTGCTGAAGTAGTCCAATATCAAATTAATCCTGCTAAGTATTTATTACCCCTTACCAGAAAAGCTTATTATGCACTCGGTTATCACCGAACATTGCTTCCAATTTGGCGAAGTTATCAACGAGCGATCAAAAAAGATTTAAAGAGCCTACTTAAATATTTTACTTATTTTTTGCATTTTATGCCCGAAGAGATAGAATGGGTTAAGCAAGAACTTGGTCTGGTTAACACTCATCATAAATCTCTTTTTTTTACCTATGTTTCTCTTGAAACTTATCTTCCCCAACCTATTTCTATAAAAACGCAAATAGATAGGAAAAAACTTCTCCTTGCAAACTCTGCATCTTTTACGAGTAATCATTTGGACTTTATTTCCGATTTTCGAGACCAATTAATGGAAATAAAACCCGAAATTATCATACCTTTAAACTATGGAAATCATAAATACGCTAGTTATTTAACACAAAAACTATCTCGAAACAAAGAATTGAATTATTTTCTTTTGACTGAATATCTACCATTTGAGAGCTATCAAGAAATTCTTGCAAGTTGTTCATGCATGGTCTTTAATCATCTGCGTCAGCAAGGTCTTGGCAATTTAATGATAGGACTTTGGTCGGGTGCAAGAATTTACCTTCAGCCCTGTACATCTACGTTCCAATTTTTAAAGAAGAAGAAATTTTACATCTTTAACCTTAAGGAAGATTCACTCATCGTTGATTTTCTTCCCTACCCTCAAGTACTACATAATAGACGCCTCATCGAAGAAAACTTTTCATCCCCTCTAATCCAAAAAAAATTATTCAATACATTACCACCTGAATAA
- a CDS encoding T9SS type A sorting domain-containing protein produces MKKIVTLLALVIFGYIFAQAPIIVPNGGFENWSDQNTPTNWNELKIDLGFYALHTVKQSTDAYAGNYSAEIETVDAVLFTLPGILSLSPVNFDIGTFSLTFSHAGVPTQGRKVLSVSGKFKYIPATSDTMVIVVTCTKWNSSTQTRDTIDLSYFMYKFSTSSFQSFQVNLNCVQTPDSMNIVFISSAGYAPQKGTKLLVDEVKATVESGAGIETIDLITPIAYPNPVGDVLYLKNISSEQWAIYDMFGKCVKQGFFIEQTSSIEVHDLPAGSYYLRINDTSIPLIITK; encoded by the coding sequence ATGAAAAAGATAGTAACCTTATTAGCATTAGTAATTTTTGGTTATATTTTTGCTCAAGCACCTATCATTGTTCCAAACGGTGGATTTGAAAATTGGTCCGATCAAAATACACCTACTAATTGGAACGAATTAAAGATCGACCTTGGCTTTTATGCTTTGCATACAGTAAAGCAAAGTACAGATGCCTATGCAGGTAATTATTCTGCGGAGATAGAAACGGTTGATGCTGTATTGTTTACCTTGCCTGGTATTCTTTCTTTAAGTCCAGTAAATTTTGATATAGGTACGTTTTCTCTTACATTTTCTCATGCAGGAGTACCAACCCAAGGAAGAAAGGTTCTTTCGGTCAGTGGAAAATTCAAATATATTCCAGCTACAAGTGATACCATGGTTATTGTAGTAACTTGTACTAAGTGGAATTCATCCACTCAAACACGCGATACTATCGATCTTAGTTATTTTATGTATAAATTTTCAACATCTTCTTTTCAATCTTTTCAGGTAAATTTAAACTGTGTTCAAACACCTGATTCGATGAATATTGTTTTTATTTCATCTGCTGGTTATGCTCCTCAAAAAGGTACCAAACTTCTCGTTGACGAAGTTAAAGCTACCGTTGAGTCAGGTGCTGGAATTGAAACCATTGATCTCATAACTCCCATTGCCTATCCAAACCCGGTTGGTGATGTTTTGTATCTCAAAAACATTTCTTCTGAGCAATGGGCAATATATGATATGTTTGGCAAATGTGTCAAACAAGGTTTCTTTATAGAACAAACTTCAAGTATAGAAGTTCATGATTTACCTGCAGGAAGCTACTATTTGCGAATTAATGATACATCTATACCTTTGATAATAACTAAATAA
- a CDS encoding phosphoribosylglycinamide formyltransferase, whose protein sequence is MKQALISIWASGNGSNAENIVRFFQNHPYIKVDNILTNKIDAGVIIKAKNLGIPCFYFPSKDFTNGEKILTFLQKNKVSHIVLAGFLIRVPESIIQKFRNKIINIHPALLPKYGGKGMYGRYVHEAVIKDKQTKSGITIHLVDEEYDHGKIVFQYEIDLDENESPESLEHKIHSLEYQFYPVVIEKWIMGKLFI, encoded by the coding sequence ATGAAACAAGCTTTAATTTCAATTTGGGCTAGTGGCAATGGGAGCAATGCGGAAAATATTGTTCGATTTTTTCAGAATCACCCTTATATTAAAGTTGATAACATCTTAACCAACAAAATTGATGCTGGTGTCATTATAAAAGCGAAAAATTTAGGCATACCTTGTTTTTATTTTCCTTCTAAAGATTTCACCAATGGAGAAAAAATTCTGACTTTTTTGCAAAAAAATAAAGTCTCACACATTGTTCTTGCTGGATTTCTCATACGAGTTCCTGAATCAATTATACAAAAGTTTAGAAACAAAATCATTAACATTCACCCTGCCCTACTTCCAAAGTATGGAGGAAAAGGTATGTATGGGAGATACGTTCATGAAGCTGTTATAAAAGACAAGCAGACAAAAAGCGGCATCACCATTCATCTAGTTGACGAAGAATACGATCATGGAAAAATTGTTTTTCAATATGAAATAGACCTTGATGAAAATGAATCACCCGAAAGTTTAGAACACAAGATACATTCTCTGGAGTATCAATTTTATCCTGTTGTCATTGAAAAATGGATCATGGGAAAGCTATTTATTTAG
- the rny gene encoding ribonuclease Y: MNVHWILIIVEIVVLISAFLTWNFLFKKNAHKKRNQLLQEAENKAEMMKQAKLLEAKEQFLQMKAEIEKSRTQVERYKQEQEKKLLSYETKLKQKELLYNQKIEDLQKKEKELQEMKDNLNKQLESIQKKNEDIELLRKQTIEQLEKISGLSAKEAKEELINRFFDEAKREAITRAKDIIEETRFNAEKEARKIIVETIQRIAADVSAEASVSSFTIASDEMKGRIIGREGRNIKTLETILGVDINIDDTPETITISSFDPYRREIARKVLEILVRDGRIHPARIEEVAAKVKQQMEQEIIETGRRVVYDLGFSNMHVELIRLVGKMKYRTSYGQNLLQHSIEVAQLCGIMASELGLNPKLARRAGLLHDIGKVVDVQLDEPHAIVGMNLAKKYNEHPDVVNAIGSHHEEVEMQTLLAPVVQACDAISGARPGARREVIESYLQRLTALESIAMSFDGVQKAYAIQAGRELRVIVGAEKISDVDATTLSLQLSKKIQESLTYPGQIKITVIRETRAISYAK, encoded by the coding sequence ATGAATGTACATTGGATTTTGATTATCGTTGAGATTGTCGTGTTGATTTCCGCTTTTCTGACATGGAATTTTTTGTTTAAGAAAAACGCACATAAAAAGAGAAATCAACTGTTACAAGAAGCAGAGAACAAGGCTGAAATGATGAAGCAGGCAAAACTACTGGAAGCTAAGGAACAATTTTTACAAATGAAAGCTGAAATTGAAAAAAGCAGAACTCAGGTTGAACGTTATAAGCAAGAACAAGAAAAAAAATTATTAAGTTACGAGACTAAACTTAAGCAAAAGGAACTTCTGTACAATCAAAAGATAGAGGATCTGCAAAAGAAGGAAAAAGAGTTGCAAGAAATGAAGGATAACTTGAATAAGCAACTGGAAAGCATTCAAAAGAAGAACGAAGATATTGAATTATTGCGTAAGCAAACCATAGAGCAGCTTGAAAAAATATCTGGTTTATCTGCGAAAGAAGCAAAAGAAGAACTTATCAATAGGTTTTTTGATGAGGCAAAACGTGAGGCTATAACTCGAGCTAAAGATATTATCGAAGAAACACGCTTCAATGCCGAGAAAGAAGCAAGGAAAATTATTGTTGAAACTATTCAGAGAATAGCTGCCGACGTATCGGCCGAAGCTTCTGTGTCTAGTTTTACCATTGCGAGCGATGAGATGAAAGGAAGAATCATTGGAAGAGAGGGGCGTAACATTAAGACACTTGAAACCATACTAGGTGTTGATATTAACATCGACGATACTCCTGAGACAATCACAATTAGTTCATTTGACCCATATCGAAGAGAAATTGCTCGAAAAGTGCTTGAAATTCTTGTCAGAGATGGACGTATTCATCCAGCTCGTATTGAAGAAGTAGCAGCCAAAGTAAAGCAACAAATGGAGCAAGAGATTATTGAAACTGGTAGAAGGGTTGTGTATGATCTTGGTTTTTCTAACATGCATGTCGAGCTCATTCGTCTTGTGGGTAAGATGAAGTATAGAACTTCTTATGGACAAAATCTTTTGCAGCACAGCATTGAGGTTGCTCAACTCTGCGGTATCATGGCTAGTGAACTAGGGCTAAATCCAAAGTTAGCACGAAGAGCTGGGTTACTCCATGATATAGGCAAAGTTGTTGATGTTCAGCTGGATGAGCCGCATGCTATTGTAGGGATGAATCTTGCTAAAAAATACAATGAACACCCTGATGTAGTTAATGCTATTGGTTCGCATCACGAAGAAGTCGAAATGCAAACCTTATTAGCACCAGTCGTTCAAGCATGTGATGCCATTTCAGGTGCACGACCTGGTGCACGACGAGAGGTCATTGAAAGTTATTTGCAGCGACTTACAGCACTTGAAAGCATCGCTATGAGCTTTGATGGTGTTCAGAAAGCATATGCCATCCAAGCTGGTCGAGAACTCAGAGTTATTGTAGGAGCTGAAAAGATTAGTGACGTAGATGCTACGACTCTTTCACTTCAACTAAGTAAAAAGATTCAAGAATCACTCACTTACCCAGGTCAGATCAAGATAACAGTCATTCGTGAAACAAGAGCTATTTCTTATGCTAAATAA
- a CDS encoding RNA-binding protein, whose protein sequence is MIIYVGNLNYRITSDDLREVFSTFGEVESATVITDRFTGRSKGFGFVTMGNDEEAKKAIQSLNGTILEGRKIIVNESRSKQ, encoded by the coding sequence ATGATTATTTACGTTGGAAATTTAAATTACAGGATCACAAGTGATGATCTAAGAGAAGTCTTCTCTACGTTCGGAGAAGTAGAATCTGCTACCGTTATAACCGATAGGTTTACAGGACGGAGCAAAGGTTTTGGTTTTGTGACCATGGGAAACGATGAAGAAGCTAAAAAAGCTATTCAATCTTTAAATGGGACCATTTTAGAAGGAAGAAAAATTATTGTAAACGAGTCCAGATCAAAACAGTAA
- the gcvP gene encoding aminomethyl-transferring glycine dehydrogenase, whose product MIKNNFFNRHIGPSENQIQFMLNELGLHSLNELLAKTIPDSIRSEKPLPYFEGLNEFELIQKMKEFGAQNKIYKSFIGLGYYGTIMPGVIQRNILENPGWYTSYTPYQAEISQGRLEALLNFQTMVVDLTGLPIANASMLDEATACAEAMIMTYNARSKEKIQNGANVFIISDRLFPQSIEVIKTRAKALGIETRIVDVQNLDLNDKVFGLIVQYPDQYGRIDDFKPLIEKAHQVGALVIMAADILSLTLLTPPGEIGADIAVGSTQRFGIPMGFGGPHAAYFAVKMDLVRLMPGRIIGLSKDRNGRKALRMTLQTREQHIKRERATSNICTAQALLAIMAGMYAVYHGPEGLKKIALDIHGLTTLFNHHIKQLGYEQLNDNFFDTLHIKLPENVSIDKIRAQALENKMNLRYINHDEIGISFDETSTIDDVKILLNIFATANNAPHSSILEINSLNTYDSSKTSLDEKFIRTSPYLTHPIFNTYHSETEMMRYLKYLENKDLALNRTMIPLGSCTMKLNAATELFYLSWPEFGNLHPFVPSDQAQGILKLLEEFEEYLKAITGFEKVTFQPNSGAAGEYTGLLTIKAYHEYHGQGHRNVCLIPASAHGTNPASAAMAGMKVVVIKTDPYGNIDIEDLKLKAEQNSQNLAALMITYPSTHGVFEHHVKEIIDIVHRHGGLVYMDGANLNAQVGYTNPSTIGADICHLNLHKTFAIPHGGGGPGVGPVAANSKLAPFLPGHPFQEKTSDLATTAVSAAPYGNALVIPISYAYVKMMGSEGLNKATAVAILNANYIMKKLEPYYKIVYRGENGFVAHEFILDCREFYKIGITEIDIAKRLMDYGFHAPTVSFPVHGTLMIEPTESEPFSEIQRFIDAMISIRKEIQEIEENKYSKDYNLLKNAPHVLEDFIQHEWIYPYSKEKAAQIPPHGQKYWPSVARIDEAYGDRNLVCTCEPIENYM is encoded by the coding sequence ATGATAAAAAATAATTTTTTCAACAGGCATATAGGCCCCTCAGAAAACCAAATTCAATTTATGCTCAATGAATTAGGATTGCATTCATTGAACGAACTCTTAGCAAAAACTATCCCAGATAGCATAAGAAGTGAAAAACCACTTCCATATTTTGAAGGTTTAAATGAATTTGAACTAATTCAAAAAATGAAAGAATTTGGAGCTCAAAATAAGATTTACAAGTCATTTATTGGCCTCGGTTACTATGGGACTATCATGCCAGGTGTCATTCAGAGAAATATTCTTGAAAACCCCGGCTGGTATACTTCATATACTCCATATCAAGCAGAAATCAGCCAAGGAAGGTTGGAAGCACTTTTAAATTTTCAAACCATGGTTGTCGATTTGACTGGCTTGCCTATAGCCAATGCATCTATGTTAGACGAAGCTACTGCTTGTGCCGAAGCTATGATTATGACTTATAATGCTCGAAGTAAAGAAAAAATCCAAAATGGAGCTAATGTTTTTATAATTTCTGATCGATTATTTCCACAAAGTATTGAGGTTATCAAAACTAGAGCAAAAGCTCTCGGCATCGAAACACGCATAGTAGATGTACAAAATCTAGACTTGAACGATAAAGTATTTGGTTTGATTGTCCAATACCCAGATCAATATGGAAGAATTGATGATTTTAAACCACTGATTGAAAAGGCACATCAAGTTGGGGCTTTGGTCATTATGGCCGCAGACATCTTGTCATTAACACTTCTTACTCCTCCCGGTGAAATAGGAGCAGATATTGCTGTAGGTTCTACACAACGCTTCGGTATTCCAATGGGATTTGGTGGACCTCATGCAGCTTACTTTGCCGTTAAAATGGATCTTGTAAGACTTATGCCCGGTCGAATTATTGGCTTGTCTAAGGATCGAAATGGGAGAAAAGCCTTGCGGATGACTCTTCAAACTAGAGAACAACACATAAAACGTGAAAGAGCCACCTCAAATATATGTACTGCCCAAGCACTTCTTGCTATCATGGCAGGTATGTATGCAGTCTATCATGGACCTGAAGGCTTAAAAAAAATAGCACTAGATATTCATGGACTTACAACTCTTTTTAATCATCATATCAAACAACTTGGATATGAACAACTCAATGACAATTTCTTTGATACTTTACATATCAAACTACCCGAAAACGTTTCTATTGACAAAATTCGAGCTCAAGCCCTTGAGAATAAAATGAATCTTAGATACATCAACCACGACGAAATTGGCATTAGTTTCGACGAAACATCCACCATCGATGATGTCAAGATTCTTTTGAATATTTTTGCTACAGCTAATAATGCTCCTCATTCTTCTATATTGGAAATCAATTCCTTAAATACTTATGATTCTTCAAAAACTTCATTGGATGAAAAATTTATTCGTACTTCACCCTATTTGACTCATCCAATCTTCAATACATATCACAGCGAAACTGAAATGATGCGCTATCTTAAATATCTTGAAAACAAGGATCTTGCACTTAATCGTACGATGATTCCTTTAGGAAGTTGCACGATGAAGCTTAACGCGGCCACTGAATTATTTTATTTATCCTGGCCAGAATTCGGAAACCTACATCCTTTTGTGCCATCCGATCAAGCACAAGGAATTTTGAAATTATTGGAGGAATTTGAAGAATATTTGAAGGCCATTACTGGCTTTGAGAAAGTAACATTCCAACCCAACAGTGGTGCTGCTGGGGAATATACTGGATTATTAACAATCAAAGCTTATCATGAATATCACGGTCAAGGACACCGTAACGTATGCCTTATTCCGGCTTCGGCTCATGGAACAAATCCTGCATCAGCTGCTATGGCCGGCATGAAAGTGGTCGTAATTAAAACTGATCCATACGGTAATATCGACATCGAAGATTTAAAACTCAAAGCTGAACAAAATTCGCAAAATCTCGCTGCATTAATGATAACTTATCCTTCAACACATGGTGTATTCGAGCATCATGTGAAAGAAATAATCGATATTGTTCATCGTCATGGAGGTCTTGTATACATGGATGGAGCTAACTTAAATGCCCAAGTTGGATATACGAACCCCAGCACTATTGGAGCAGACATATGCCACCTCAATTTGCATAAGACATTTGCTATCCCTCATGGAGGAGGTGGTCCAGGGGTTGGTCCTGTAGCTGCTAACAGCAAATTGGCTCCTTTCTTACCAGGTCATCCCTTTCAAGAAAAAACCAGTGATTTGGCTACTACAGCTGTTTCAGCAGCACCTTACGGAAATGCACTTGTTATACCAATTTCCTATGCTTATGTTAAAATGATGGGATCGGAAGGTTTAAATAAGGCTACGGCAGTTGCCATATTGAATGCTAATTACATCATGAAAAAACTCGAACCTTACTACAAAATTGTTTATCGTGGTGAAAATGGTTTCGTTGCACATGAATTTATTTTGGACTGCAGAGAATTTTACAAAATAGGCATTACGGAAATTGACATTGCTAAACGACTTATGGATTATGGTTTTCACGCGCCAACTGTTTCCTTTCCTGTTCACGGGACATTGATGATCGAACCTACTGAAAGTGAACCTTTTTCTGAAATACAAAGATTCATTGATGCCATGATATCTATTCGAAAGGAAATTCAGGAGATAGAAGAAAATAAATATTCAAAGGACTACAATCTGCTAAAAAATGCACCTCATGTCCTTGAAGATTTCATTCAACATGAATGGATCTATCCTTATTCAAAAGAAAAGGCTGCGCAGATTCCACCTCACGGTCAGAAATACTGGCCATCAGTTGCCCGAATCGATGAAGCCTATGGCGATAGAAATCTTGTTTGCACGTGTGAACCTATTGAAAATTACATGTAA
- a CDS encoding T9SS type A sorting domain-containing protein codes for MKKLFTIVLAFATVGLIFAQQFAGKQQIEKFYQLPFKSSVKTPTDTCGFSPYFIPEFAPSQQVYLYSYTGGGYVFGNNVDGVNTCAQGYVYQGTVGIEGCAFLFGAKHQTANSTMTVKAYLVNGQAKNENNTTTPGPGTLLGSTTLTMSQVDTTWPNFTIVSFAQPLAATNDFAVAIDFNQLSPNGDTAGLVCDMDGDANQLDYAFHQYMGTWYVTDYAFGGLDVNIAIFPIVNRNYVGLDAEHSFYGMRSNSYPNPASDQVTIEYVLDNSTEVTIEILGSNGQLIAEYKQGLKQAGKHSFDVNVSNFASGKYYFSIKSNGKRLIKSFDIVK; via the coding sequence ATGAAAAAGTTATTTACCATCGTATTAGCATTTGCTACCGTAGGGTTAATTTTTGCCCAGCAATTTGCAGGAAAACAACAAATTGAAAAATTCTATCAATTACCTTTTAAGTCATCAGTAAAAACTCCGACTGACACTTGTGGTTTTTCACCTTATTTCATTCCAGAATTTGCTCCAAGCCAGCAAGTTTATTTATACTCCTATACTGGTGGTGGCTATGTTTTTGGTAACAATGTAGACGGAGTAAACACATGTGCTCAGGGATATGTTTATCAGGGTACTGTAGGTATTGAAGGTTGTGCGTTTCTCTTTGGTGCTAAACACCAAACAGCAAACAGTACAATGACCGTCAAAGCATATCTGGTAAATGGACAAGCAAAAAATGAAAATAACACTACTACACCTGGTCCGGGAACACTGCTTGGAAGTACCACATTAACCATGAGCCAAGTTGACACAACATGGCCCAATTTTACTATCGTATCATTTGCTCAACCTCTAGCCGCTACCAATGATTTTGCTGTAGCCATTGATTTTAACCAACTTTCTCCCAATGGAGATACAGCTGGGCTTGTTTGTGATATGGATGGTGATGCTAATCAGCTTGATTATGCATTTCATCAATATATGGGTACATGGTATGTCACTGATTATGCATTCGGTGGTCTAGATGTTAACATAGCCATTTTCCCCATTGTCAACAGAAATTATGTTGGACTTGATGCTGAACATTCATTCTATGGTATGCGTTCCAATAGCTATCCTAACCCTGCTAGTGATCAAGTGACAATTGAATACGTTCTAGATAATTCTACCGAAGTCACTATAGAAATTCTTGGTTCCAACGGACAACTCATTGCTGAATACAAACAAGGCCTAAAACAAGCTGGTAAGCATTCTTTTGATGTCAATGTAAGCAACTTTGCAAGTGGAAAGTATTACTTTTCTATTAAATCAAATGGAAAAAGACTTATTAAATCTTTTGATATAGTGAAGTAA
- a CDS encoding type IX secretion system membrane protein PorP/SprF — protein MNKGKIIFILFSVIGIGSWLRAQQLPLYSQYYFNPLLYNTACAGSSERFEIGLLYRNQWTGLDGAPKTSVLTIHGPLNMGSNLSSMMIADKVGAYTRFSVDLGFTYRLEVVKNIYWALGLSGQFANINVDGSLLTFNDNAEQVIPRIKESNSFFDFTASTFIHGEFFYAGFSIPQLLNGSVKFGSESQVGTLYRHFYAVGGVRIPSGEKSILEPHVLFKTTQGAPLQLDAGVRLELNERYWIGFVYRTRAALSISLGILMMDKVMLGYSYDYATTDLKNVYPSSHEIMLKYLFPKKKINYSSF, from the coding sequence ATGAATAAAGGAAAAATTATTTTCATTTTGTTTTCAGTTATAGGGATAGGCAGCTGGTTGAGGGCTCAACAGCTGCCCCTCTATAGCCAATATTATTTCAACCCTTTGCTATATAATACTGCATGTGCTGGATCTTCAGAACGTTTCGAAATTGGATTGCTTTACAGAAATCAGTGGACAGGATTAGATGGTGCACCCAAGACATCGGTTCTTACTATACATGGTCCTCTTAACATGGGATCAAACCTAAGTAGCATGATGATAGCTGACAAGGTTGGGGCTTATACCCGCTTTAGCGTTGATCTAGGATTTACCTATAGACTAGAAGTTGTGAAAAACATATATTGGGCCTTAGGTTTGTCTGGACAATTTGCTAATATCAATGTAGATGGTTCTCTTTTAACCTTTAATGATAATGCTGAACAGGTGATTCCACGAATTAAAGAAAGTAATTCGTTTTTTGATTTTACTGCATCAACGTTTATCCATGGAGAGTTTTTTTACGCTGGTTTTTCGATTCCTCAACTTTTGAATGGTTCTGTTAAGTTTGGTAGTGAGAGCCAGGTTGGCACTCTTTATCGCCATTTTTATGCTGTAGGAGGTGTTCGTATTCCCAGTGGTGAAAAATCTATATTAGAACCTCATGTGTTGTTTAAAACAACTCAAGGTGCACCATTGCAATTGGATGCTGGTGTACGACTTGAGCTAAATGAACGCTATTGGATTGGCTTTGTTTATAGAACCCGTGCTGCTCTTTCTATAAGTCTAGGAATTCTAATGATGGATAAAGTCATGTTAGGTTATTCTTACGATTATGCTACTACCGATCTTAAAAACGTCTATCCTTCTTCTCATGAAATAATGCTCAAATATCTGTTTCCCAAAAAGAAAATCAATTACTCCTCCTTTTAA